From the Macaca nemestrina isolate mMacNem1 chromosome 7, mMacNem.hap1, whole genome shotgun sequence genome, one window contains:
- the C7H14orf119 gene encoding uncharacterized protein C14orf119 homolog has protein sequence MPLESSSSMPLSFPSLLPSVPHNTNPSPPPMSYITSQEMKCILHWFANWSGPQRERFLEDLVAKAVPEKLQPLLDSLEQLSVSGADRPPSIFECQLHLWDQWFRGWAEQERNEFVRQLEFSEPDFVAKFYQAVAATAGKD, from the coding sequence ATGCCACTGGAGTCATCCTCTTCAATGCCGCTATCCTTCCCATCTCTCTTACCCTCAGTACCACACAATACTAACCCTTCCCCTCCTCCGATGTCTTACATCACCTCCCAGGAGATGAAGTGTATTCTTCACTGGTTTGCCAATTGGTCAGGTCCCCAGCGTGAACGTTTCCTAGAGGACCTGGTAGCTAAGGCAGTGCCAGAAAAATTACAGCCATTGCTGGATAGTCTGGAGCAGCTTAGTGTGTCTGGGGCAGACCGACCACCTTCTATCTTTGAGTGTCAGCTACATCTTTGGGATCAGTGGTTTCGAGGCTGGGCTGAGCAGGAGCGCAATGAATTTGTCAGACAGCTGGAGTTCAGTGAGCCAGACTTCGTGGCAAAGTTTTACCAAGCAGTGGCTGCTACAGCTGGTAAGGACTGA